DNA from Cottoperca gobio chromosome 4, fCotGob3.1, whole genome shotgun sequence:
TCATCATGGAAAGATCCCGACATTGTGGTGGAAGACCTCCTGACTCCGTGTTCACCGGATGATCCCAACGCCATAGAGATGACGTGGATGGACGTTCCTGGGGAGAAACTGCTAGAGCCAGTCGTGTCCATGGTAAGTAAAGACCTCAAATGTTTGCCAGGAAGgaaaatactgtatgtgcatgatATTGATAAACATGGACGACTGCCGTGATCATCATTTATTGTGACCTCTGTGATGTTTTCCGTGCAGCCGTACATGCTGAAGTCGCTGACAAACACCAAGCCGACCGTGAATGATCAGGACTTGGATAAGCTGAAGAAGTTCACCGAGGATTTTGGTCAAGAAGGCTAATAATGCTCACTCTCACCATTAATAAGACCGCAActaacaaatgttttcactgtCAATTATGCTTGTGATTATTCGATTAATCCTTTGTGTCAAAAATGTTGGAAATGTCCCTCACAGGTTACCGGAGCCCAAAGATCATAATTTATTCTGATTtgtggtaaaaaaagaaaagtgcctGAAGATTAATCGATGATCACAATCTTAATTGATGACTTTTTTGCGAATCGACTGTTTCAATACTGTTTATCACTAACTTGTCAATCCACTGATATTACATCTACACATTTGTAAGCTTTCATATTTctctttggttttattttgcatgtctcacaccaaagtgatgataatatttgttttaaagaaaactttACTACCATTACTGTTCTGGAGTATTTACAGTAGATGGTGATGCTACAGTGGGTACATGCACATTTTCAACACTACATACCTCCTAATATAGTCCAAGGGGGattatattttacacacacacgtttctaTCGAGTTATTAAATGTTACaggaaacattaaatattgtataatactGTTTAAAGCGTTCTAAATTCTGCCTATGCATACATTTTCTACACTTATGTTATGTTCTGATTTAGTTATAGATCCTGTCAATATGCTCAGTGGgtttgaaatgtgtctttttttaaagtgtctttGGGGGTTTATTGGTTACTTACTGGTTGAATAGATGAAACTGGTTATTGTGGCCATTTGCACTTTTGTTGTATCCTACACGACATGTTCTGTGAACGAAAGTCTCAGGGTGAAATAAAtaactcaaaacaaaaacaacaggatTCATTATTAACTTTgtgaatatatttaattgttaaaATACATCTCTTAGTTAActgtcatatatatatgtataattgtATTCTAAACAAAGGGTCGATCAAACTTGAATTAGTATGTTTGATAGGATAAATTTAACACGTTAAATTCACATCTTAAAACCCTTTAAGATGTGTAGAAAAATGACATCAACGTTACGCTGCTTGCACAAGCTTATAACTTGCTCAAATGAAATAGTTTGTAAATACAAGTCTTAAATAACTCTTCAGTTAGTATCATTGATAAATATATGCAGGATCTTTGAAGAGCAGggcaacatttgttttctattgAGCACAAGCTGCTGTTTCAAAGTGAATAAATGCATAATGTCATAATAACATGAATAATGGGAAATATCTGACCATGTTTAAGCCATTTGGAGTGAAAATTCCAAGTCCAGGCCAATTGAAATGCAACTGAATCTCAAGAGACTGATTGGTATTTGTGCACATCACACCGAGCCTACTGAAAcgaaaaactaaacataacttcaaatgaatgaagAGTATGGTTCAACAGCTGCCAATAGAAACATTTCCATACATATTGCATGCACATACGAGTCAGGAGGAGTGACGTCCCTTTTCACTTCAAAGCACATCGTGTAAATGCCGGCGTTTCCTTCAGACACAGATTTATTTGTGGTGGTGACAACATCAGACATCCATCACAACCAGATTCCACCAAATGTTTACCTCAAAAATACTACAATGTAAGTGATTATTGCTTCGTGTGTGTGCGCTTCTCTTTTACACAACTCTCATCTCAGCCTGCCTCCACCACAAACAACCTGAAGAGCTGAAGAAACGCTGCATATTCTCAAccaaaacagacaaataatacatgcaaaacaaagtaaaggtacagtacacacaggtgacaacaaaacctgtattataaaaaaaaatttaaaaaagaaaacacattgaCGGCTATTAAGATAATTCTGCAAATATGAACGACAAATGTGCTCCATTAAACAGAAACAACCTTGAAAAAAAAGTGAGGACctgaaatgtacagtacataaaaGGAGTAGctgtcatttaaataacttaaaaagtgagtaattgttgtattttttggTTAAGAACATCATATTCAGACAACACAAAGGGGATGGGAATATGCCACACAGGGCAGCATAAAGTGCTAACAGtatttactgtgtatatatatatatatatatagaacgcAGAAGGAGTAAATCACTGCCCATCACAATCATGCTTCATAGATGAAAGTAGCCCAACAGACACATTTTACTCCGGCTCATGTGATGGCACAGAAAAGAAGCCGAATGCTGCTAATACGGGGGACGGGGTGTGCTACTAGATGTATATTAATCACGACACTAGAAGACGGAGAAGAGAGAGCCGAGTGCCAAACCAGTTGCCGCTCCAGCGAGCATGCCAAAGGCCACATCTCCTCCGTCTTCGCGCTGGCGTTCCCGAATAACAACATGGTTCACTCCAGGAGCGGGGTACCCACCTAGGACAATCACAATCAAGGaattaaaacatattcaaactttgtttgttgttgaaatcacaagtttcatcacGATAAGATATGATAGTTGCTGCCACAATACGATTTCGATTCAATTAATTAATCGATACGAGACGATATCATATTGATATGATTTGACCGTTTTGATAGTGAGCTCTTCCAgacattaaaattaaaaacaatattatttttaataaagcaaTAGGCCTCCTGTTCACTATAAAGTTTCACATTGTTTAAGTGCAAATGTTTCCTAATCAGttaagaatttcaaaataatggcGCATCTTAATGATAAGTATcgatgtttacactttgcatcGATGATATTGGATCGTTGATCATTGAATCGATATATCTATCCAGATCGATGGATCGTTACACCCCCGTGctacaaaactgtggcgttattTACCTTGTTGCTGATAAGGATAAGCTACAGCGTAGGGCTGCCCGTCAGCTGAGTATACAATCTGTGTAGCATGTGGTGGAGGAGCGACATAGTCTCCATACGGGCCCGGGGCATAAACCTGCTGAAAAATGAGAGACAAAAAGATCATGAAATACACAGTTGATGACGGATGCCTTCACATTACTAAAGAAGAGTTATTTGATTCAGTTATTTTTGTGGAGCTCTTAAACGCTTCCATTACTACACAGTAGATGGTAGTAGAATCcaactttgtttgttgttatgtAGTAGCAGTCGTTTTCATTCGCTTATTTTTCCCTTAAGAAGGATCCTGTCAAAAGAAGCCTAATTGTGCTGCAGAACATATAATGCAAACAAATGTGACATACAGTTCAAATTATAAATGCAGTACAACCATATTGTGCTATTAAATGCCTTAAACAATGCGTGTCTTAGATGTAATCAGTGAttcataattataaaaactataATTGTTACTTGATAACAATCCAATTCCCAGACTTACAGTTTGATTAGTTCtttgaggaaaagaaaagaatgttgAGGCCTGAAATGTGCAGGTATAttgccaataaaaaaaacttacattttaatgtaatttttgtCATAAGCATACTGTTTATGCCTTTTACCTGAGGTGGGGGAGCATATTCTGAGTAGGGGGGAGGAGCAGATGCCATCACTTCCTGTGCAAAGCCGATCTGAGGTGTAGCAACCacctaaaaataaacacaacaagttAAGACACCTCACAAGAAAGCTGAGCGTGAACACTAACAAAACTGAGCTACATGaaccaaataaagaaatatctcacactttcacttttatGTATGTTAAGCCTGTCTTAAATCATGGAAATATTTTCAGTTTATGTCACTGCGTATTTATTGAATAAAACAGATTACCATAAACTAGCTGGTTTTACAacttcttattcttattttggtaaatacataaaaatctaaaattaaaaatgaagaaCCTCACCGCATTAATTCTGGCATCCTGAAGTGCCATGGTCCATGCCCTGcaacacaaagtgaaaacaatgtcACCTTAGATGTAAATAAGGCTGCCTCCTCAATAATTGATCATTTTGGTCTAAATTGGCTAAAATTTCCTTAGATAGTCATTTTTTTCCAGTTTTTTCATGCttaattact
Protein-coding regions in this window:
- the plekhb2 gene encoding pleckstrin homology domain-containing family B member 2 isoform X1; translation: MAMVKSGWLHRQSTILRRWKRNWFDLWADGRLVFYNDQQRHDMEDDIHMRVDCINIRNSAACQELNPPEGKTRDALLQIVCRDGRVISLCADSADDALAWTMALQDARINAVVATPQIGFAQEVMASAPPPYSEYAPPPQQVYAPGPYGDYVAPPPHATQIVYSADGQPYAVAYPYQQQGGYPAPGVNHVVIRERQREDGGDVAFGMLAGAATGLALGSLFSVF
- the plekhb2 gene encoding pleckstrin homology domain-containing family B member 2 isoform X3 codes for the protein MEDDIHMRVDCINIRNSAACQELNPPEGKTRDALLQIVCRDGRVISLCADSADDALAWTMALQDARINAVVATPQIGFAQEVMASAPPPYSEYAPPPQQVYAPGPYGDYVAPPPHATQIVYSADGQPYAVAYPYQQQGGYPAPGVNHVVIRERQREDGGDVAFGMLAGAATGLALGSLFSVF
- the plekhb2 gene encoding pleckstrin homology domain-containing family B member 2 isoform X2, which gives rise to MAMVKSGWLHRQSTILRRWKRNWFDLWADGRLVFYNDQQRHDMEDDIHMRVDCINIRNSAACQELNPPEGKTRDALLQIVCRDGRVISLCADSADDALAWTMALQDARINAVVATPQIGFAQEVMASAPPPYSEYAPPPQVYAPGPYGDYVAPPPHATQIVYSADGQPYAVAYPYQQQGGYPAPGVNHVVIRERQREDGGDVAFGMLAGAATGLALGSLFSVF